From Providencia sp. R33, a single genomic window includes:
- a CDS encoding TerC family protein: protein MEWIADPSIWAGLATLIVLEIVLGIDNLVFIAILADKLPPKLRDRARVTGLLLALVMRVVLLFSLSWLITLTKPIITLFEHPFSARDLIMLIGGLFLLFKATMELNERLEGKDEHTNTQRKTSNFWAVVAQIIVLDAVFSLDSVITAVGMVDHIGVMIAAVTIAMALMIWASKPLTSFVNQHPTIVILCLSFLLMIGFSLVAEGFGYAIPKGYLYAAIGFSIMIEVLNQFAQFNRRKFLTGSRPLRERTAEAVLRILSGNNERGELDPRTSDLIADNKSVFDPQERLMIARVLGMAQRNVESIMTSRHDVDYLDINKSSSDLLQLMEKNPHSRLVVIDETISDEPVGVVHVMDLVKQQLNGKPLDLRALITQPLIFPEGLSLLKALEQFRKAHTHFAFVVDEFGSIEGIVTLTDVMETIAGNLPVGDEENDSRHDIQKLDDGTWIANGFMPLEDLIMFVPMELDDKREYETIAGLLMEHLQRVPEVGEQVTINGCIFQPLEVNSHRVNKVLITPPAREGEGYEYEDD from the coding sequence ATGGAATGGATCGCAGATCCTTCGATTTGGGCGGGCCTCGCTACCCTAATCGTTCTAGAAATCGTTCTTGGTATTGATAACCTCGTCTTCATTGCCATTCTGGCAGATAAGCTCCCGCCAAAGCTGCGTGATAGAGCCCGTGTAACTGGACTTTTATTAGCCTTAGTTATGCGTGTTGTGCTTCTATTCAGCTTGTCGTGGCTCATTACCCTCACCAAACCGATAATCACGCTATTCGAGCACCCATTTAGTGCCCGAGACTTGATTATGCTAATCGGGGGGCTGTTCCTCTTGTTTAAAGCAACGATGGAACTAAACGAACGGCTAGAAGGTAAAGACGAACACACTAATACCCAAAGAAAGACATCGAATTTCTGGGCTGTTGTTGCACAAATTATTGTTCTTGATGCCGTATTCTCTCTGGACTCTGTGATCACTGCGGTAGGTATGGTTGACCATATTGGCGTTATGATCGCGGCAGTGACCATTGCAATGGCATTAATGATTTGGGCAAGTAAACCGTTAACTAGCTTTGTTAACCAACACCCAACCATTGTCATACTGTGTTTAAGCTTCTTGTTGATGATTGGTTTCAGCCTTGTGGCAGAAGGTTTTGGCTACGCTATTCCGAAAGGCTACCTGTACGCGGCAATTGGCTTCTCAATCATGATTGAGGTGCTAAACCAATTTGCACAATTTAACCGTCGTAAGTTCCTGACTGGTTCGCGCCCACTGCGTGAACGTACAGCTGAAGCGGTATTGCGCATTTTAAGCGGTAATAACGAAAGAGGTGAATTAGACCCACGGACTTCTGACCTTATCGCTGACAACAAATCTGTCTTCGACCCGCAAGAGCGCCTAATGATTGCTCGTGTGTTAGGGATGGCGCAGCGTAACGTTGAAAGTATCATGACCTCACGCCACGATGTGGACTATCTTGATATCAATAAATCCTCTAGCGATTTATTGCAATTGATGGAGAAAAACCCGCACTCACGCCTTGTGGTGATTGATGAGACCATTAGCGATGAACCTGTTGGTGTTGTGCATGTGATGGATTTAGTGAAGCAGCAACTAAATGGTAAACCACTGGATTTACGTGCGTTAATCACTCAACCGCTGATCTTCCCTGAAGGCTTATCACTGCTCAAAGCATTGGAACAGTTCCGTAAAGCGCACACTCACTTTGCATTTGTGGTCGATGAGTTTGGTTCTATTGAAGGTATTGTGACATTGACCGACGTGATGGAAACCATCGCCGGTAACTTACCCGTTGGCGATGAAGAGAATGATTCACGTCATGATATTCAAAAACTTGATGACGGTACGTGGATTGCCAATGGCTTTATGCCACTGGAAGACTTAATCATGTTTGTACCGATGGAATTAGATGACAAACGTGAATACGAAACCATCGCAGGTCTCTTAATGGAACATTTACAACGTGTTCCAGAAGTCGGCGAGCAAGTCACCATTAATGGCTGCATCTTCCAGCCACTTGAAGTGAATAGCCACCGCGTCAATAAAGTCTTAATCACTCCCCCTGCTCGTGAAGGGGAGGGTTATGAATATGAAGATGATTAA
- the dcd gene encoding dCTP deaminase codes for MRLCDRDIIQWMDDGKLVISPRPPVERINGATADVRLGNQFRVFRGHTAAFIDLSGPKDEVNAALDRVMSDEIVLSEDEPFFLHPGELALAVTLESVTLPDNLVGWLDGRSSLARLGLMVHVTAHRIDPGWKGQIVLEFYNSGKLPLALRPGMVIGALSFEPLSGSADRPYNSRQDAKYKNQQGAVGSRISED; via the coding sequence ATGCGTCTTTGTGACCGCGATATTATTCAATGGATGGATGATGGTAAATTAGTGATTAGCCCGCGCCCACCTGTTGAACGGATCAATGGTGCGACCGCAGATGTCCGTTTAGGAAATCAGTTTCGTGTTTTTCGAGGACATACCGCGGCATTTATCGATCTTAGTGGCCCAAAAGATGAAGTGAATGCTGCCTTGGATCGTGTAATGAGTGATGAAATAGTGCTTAGCGAAGACGAGCCATTTTTCTTACATCCAGGGGAATTAGCACTTGCAGTGACGCTTGAGTCTGTTACGCTCCCTGATAACCTTGTGGGTTGGCTTGATGGTCGCTCATCACTAGCTCGATTAGGCTTGATGGTACACGTTACCGCGCATCGCATTGACCCCGGTTGGAAAGGGCAAATCGTGCTAGAATTTTATAATTCAGGTAAGTTACCATTAGCATTACGCCCTGGTATGGTCATTGGGGCGTTAAGTTTTGAGCCATTATCGGGCAGCGCAGACCGCCCTTATAATAGCCGCCAAGATGCAAAATATAAAAACCAACAAGGGGCTGTTGGTAGCCGTATCAGTGAAGACTGA
- the gndA gene encoding NADP-dependent phosphogluconate dehydrogenase, translated as MSKQQIGVVGMAVMGRNLALNIESRGYSVSIFNRSKDKTDEVIAENPGKNLVPNYTIEEFVDSLEKPRRILLMVKAGEATDKTIASLTPHLDKGDILIDGGNTLFTDTIRRNRELSAQGFNFIGTGVSGGEEGALKGPSIMPGGQKEAYELVAPILKEIAAKAEGEPCVAYMGPDGAGHYVKMVHNGIEYGDMQLIAEAYSLLKGSLNLSNEELAGTFAEWNKGELSSYLIEITADIFKKKDEDGKYLVDVILDEAANKGTGKWTSQSALDLGIPLTLITESVFARYISFLKDQRVAASKVLTGPVLKPVEGDKSAFVEKVRRALYLGKIVSYAQGFQQLKAASDEYNWDLNYGEIAKIFRAGCIIRAQFLQKITDAYNQDAKIANLLLAPYFKQIADEYQQALRDVVCYGVQNGIPTPTFSAAISYYDSYRSAVLPANLIQAQRDYFGAHTYKRTDKDGVFHTEWME; from the coding sequence ATGTCAAAGCAGCAGATTGGTGTTGTCGGAATGGCGGTCATGGGGCGTAACCTTGCGCTCAATATTGAAAGCCGCGGTTACTCAGTGTCTATCTTTAACCGTTCTAAAGATAAAACAGACGAAGTAATTGCCGAAAATCCAGGGAAAAACCTCGTTCCCAACTATACAATTGAAGAGTTTGTTGACTCTCTGGAAAAACCACGCCGCATCTTATTGATGGTTAAAGCGGGTGAAGCAACGGACAAAACAATTGCCTCGCTGACTCCTCATCTGGACAAGGGTGATATCCTTATCGACGGTGGTAACACGTTATTTACGGATACAATCCGTCGTAACCGTGAATTATCCGCACAAGGTTTTAACTTCATCGGCACAGGTGTTTCTGGTGGTGAAGAAGGCGCATTAAAAGGCCCTTCAATTATGCCGGGTGGACAAAAAGAAGCTTATGAACTGGTTGCGCCAATCTTAAAAGAAATCGCAGCGAAAGCGGAAGGCGAACCTTGCGTGGCTTACATGGGGCCAGACGGGGCAGGTCATTACGTTAAAATGGTTCATAATGGTATCGAATACGGTGACATGCAGTTAATCGCTGAAGCTTATTCATTGTTAAAAGGTTCATTAAACCTGAGCAATGAAGAGCTGGCAGGCACTTTTGCAGAGTGGAACAAAGGTGAATTGAGCAGCTACCTGATTGAAATCACTGCCGACATCTTCAAGAAAAAAGATGAAGATGGTAAGTACCTTGTTGACGTGATCCTAGATGAAGCGGCAAACAAAGGTACGGGTAAATGGACAAGCCAGAGCGCGCTGGATTTAGGCATTCCTCTGACATTAATTACAGAATCTGTTTTCGCACGTTATATTTCTTTCTTAAAAGACCAACGTGTTGCAGCATCTAAAGTCTTAACAGGCCCAGTCTTAAAACCCGTTGAAGGGGATAAGAGCGCGTTTGTTGAGAAAGTACGCCGTGCGCTGTACTTAGGTAAAATTGTTTCTTATGCGCAAGGCTTCCAACAGCTAAAAGCGGCATCAGATGAGTACAATTGGGATCTTAACTACGGTGAGATTGCGAAAATCTTCCGTGCAGGTTGTATTATTCGTGCGCAATTCCTGCAAAAAATCACGGATGCTTACAATCAAGATGCGAAAATTGCCAACTTGCTGTTAGCGCCGTATTTCAAACAAATTGCTGATGAATACCAACAGGCATTGCGTGATGTTGTATGTTATGGTGTCCAAAATGGCATTCCAACACCAACATTCTCTGCCGCTATCTCTTATTATGATAGCTACCGTTCAGCGGTATTGCCTGCTAACTTAATCCAAGCGCAACGTGACTACTTTGGTGCTCACACTTACAAACGTACGGATAAAGACGGTGTTTTCCACACGGAGTGGATGGAATAA
- the apbC gene encoding iron-sulfur cluster carrier protein ApbC, whose amino-acid sequence MNDKSPEQNKPELLTEQVSKVLASFTHPTLQRNLISIKALHHCAMLDNVLHVELVMPFVWKGPFQTLISEKTAELKQLTGAHAVEWKLRHDVTTLKRANDLPGIKGVRNILAVSSGKGGVGKSSTSVNLALALAQEGAKVGILDADIYGPSIPNMLGTTLERPTSPDGQHMAPIMAYGLATNSIGYLVTDDNAMVWRGPMASKALMQMLQDTLWPDLDYLVIDMPPGTGDIQLTLSQNIPVTGAVVVTTPQDIALVDAMKGIVMFKKVNVPVLGVIENMSAHICSNCGHVEPIFGTGGAEKLAEKYNTKLLGQVPLHISLREDLDRGQPTVMRDPEGEFADIYREIASGISALMYWEGDKIPTEISFRAV is encoded by the coding sequence ATGAACGATAAATCCCCCGAGCAGAACAAACCAGAACTGCTGACTGAACAAGTCTCCAAAGTTTTGGCTTCATTTACACACCCAACGCTGCAACGTAATCTGATTTCTATCAAAGCGTTACACCATTGTGCGATGTTAGACAATGTGCTGCACGTCGAATTAGTCATGCCATTTGTTTGGAAAGGTCCTTTCCAAACGCTGATTAGCGAAAAAACGGCAGAGCTAAAACAACTCACTGGCGCTCACGCAGTTGAATGGAAATTACGCCACGATGTGACAACGCTAAAACGCGCGAACGATTTACCAGGCATCAAGGGTGTGCGCAATATTCTGGCGGTGAGTTCAGGTAAAGGCGGCGTGGGGAAATCCAGCACTTCCGTCAACCTCGCGTTAGCACTGGCGCAAGAAGGGGCGAAAGTCGGTATCCTTGATGCGGACATTTATGGCCCGTCGATTCCAAATATGCTAGGCACAACATTAGAGCGCCCAACGTCTCCTGATGGCCAGCACATGGCGCCAATTATGGCATATGGTTTAGCGACTAACTCAATCGGTTATTTAGTCACTGACGATAACGCGATGGTCTGGCGTGGCCCGATGGCAAGTAAGGCATTAATGCAAATGCTGCAAGATACCTTATGGCCAGATTTAGACTATTTAGTTATCGATATGCCACCGGGAACGGGTGATATCCAATTAACACTGTCACAAAACATCCCTGTAACAGGTGCGGTTGTGGTGACAACACCACAAGATATCGCCCTGGTTGATGCCATGAAAGGTATTGTGATGTTTAAGAAAGTGAATGTGCCAGTGTTAGGTGTTATCGAAAATATGAGCGCGCACATTTGCAGTAATTGTGGCCATGTTGAGCCAATTTTCGGTACTGGTGGTGCAGAAAAACTGGCTGAGAAATACAACACGAAACTGTTAGGCCAAGTTCCGCTGCACATTTCTCTGCGTGAAGACCTCGACCGCGGTCAGCCGACCGTTATGCGCGACCCTGAAGGTGAATTTGCGGATATTTACCGTGAAATCGCATCGGGTATTTCTGCATTAATGTATTGGGAAGGGGATAAAATCCCAACGGAAATTTCATTCCGTGCGGTGTAA
- the htpX gene encoding zinc metalloprotease HtpX, giving the protein MDFRNVIRKNNIRTRFVVMSYIFIMLIIGLLADIATHPNEQLDLFDNAMEFVTLKEMPVATFIVLGLTFLGLIYIHFRGHKMMLAGMNAKEINPENATSSEEKQLFNIIEELSLSASLGYIPRLYILESDEPNAFAAGWNGRNALVGVTRGLLQTLNRQEVQAVLAHEVGHIIHGDSKLTLYVGILANVILTVTNVFSQIFIRTAGRSRNNAANKAQMILMVLNFVLPWITQILYFYLSRTREYMADAAAVDLTSDNQAMISALKKISGQHETHEYDESSTGQAYRKAAYIFNKGDSVFSTHPSIENRIAALEGKKPF; this is encoded by the coding sequence ATGGATTTCCGTAACGTCATACGTAAAAACAATATTCGAACTCGTTTTGTGGTGATGAGCTATATTTTTATTATGCTTATCATTGGGTTATTAGCGGATATTGCCACGCATCCAAATGAACAGTTAGATTTGTTTGATAATGCAATGGAATTTGTGACGTTAAAAGAAATGCCAGTTGCGACATTTATTGTTTTAGGTTTGACATTCCTTGGATTGATTTATATTCATTTTCGGGGCCATAAAATGATGTTGGCAGGGATGAATGCGAAAGAAATCAATCCAGAAAATGCCACCAGTTCAGAAGAAAAACAGCTGTTTAATATTATTGAAGAGCTTAGTTTAAGTGCAAGTTTGGGCTATATTCCGCGTTTATATATTTTAGAAAGTGATGAACCAAATGCATTTGCTGCGGGCTGGAATGGCCGTAATGCATTGGTTGGGGTGACGCGCGGTCTGCTTCAAACGCTGAACCGCCAAGAAGTACAAGCTGTTCTTGCTCACGAAGTTGGCCATATTATACATGGTGATTCGAAGCTGACCCTGTATGTGGGTATCTTAGCGAACGTGATTTTGACGGTAACCAACGTATTTAGTCAGATTTTTATTCGTACAGCAGGGCGAAGCCGTAATAATGCGGCTAATAAAGCCCAAATGATTTTAATGGTTTTGAACTTTGTGTTGCCGTGGATCACGCAAATTCTGTATTTTTATTTATCCCGTACTCGTGAATACATGGCGGATGCGGCGGCGGTTGATCTCACTTCTGATAACCAAGCGATGATCAGCGCACTAAAAAAGATATCTGGGCAACACGAAACGCATGAATATGATGAGAGCAGTACAGGGCAGGCTTACCGTAAAGCGGCCTATATTTTTAATAAAGGAGATTCTGTGTTTTCAACACACCCCTCTATTGAAAATCGCATTGCTGCATTAGAAGGTAAAAAGCCATTTTAG
- a CDS encoding LemA family protein, with translation MKFLIFIVVVVLIVIYFYNRIVALREAVVSSETEISVQLDRRGKVFDSLLATVKKYLSHETEVFSKITELRTQAQNATGDKAREAEDELSKMVSSGAINVAVEAYPELKSDAIMANLQEEIVSSENKLSFAKRGYNRTLETYNAYIASMPAALIVGIIPSLKISKEYWRLDEETIKSEESRRINFD, from the coding sequence ATGAAATTTTTAATTTTTATTGTCGTAGTGGTGCTGATCGTTATTTATTTTTATAACCGTATCGTGGCATTACGTGAAGCCGTAGTTTCCAGCGAAACTGAAATTTCAGTTCAATTAGACAGACGCGGAAAAGTGTTTGATAGTTTACTTGCGACGGTAAAAAAATATTTAAGCCATGAAACGGAAGTATTCAGTAAAATTACTGAACTGCGTACTCAGGCTCAAAATGCAACGGGCGATAAAGCACGTGAAGCGGAAGATGAGTTATCTAAAATGGTGAGCAGCGGGGCGATTAACGTCGCAGTTGAAGCTTATCCAGAACTGAAATCTGACGCAATCATGGCAAATCTGCAAGAAGAAATCGTATCTTCAGAAAATAAGCTTTCTTTTGCGAAACGCGGCTATAACCGTACATTAGAAACCTACAATGCTTATATTGCATCGATGCCTGCCGCGCTTATTGTTGGCATTATTCCTAGCTTAAAAATATCGAAAGAATACTGGCGTCTTGATGAAGAGACGATTAAGTCTGAAGAGTCACGTCGTATTAATTTCGACTAA
- the asmA gene encoding outer membrane assembly protein AsmA — MKRFLTTLIILLVVIVAGLTTLVMLVNPNDFRHYIVEQVEKKSGYQLEFNGDMRWHVWPTLSIITGPVSLTAPNASKPVLSAENMRLDVELWPLISHRLSVEQIVIDGAVIRKTPESEPQAHSSDPIAPGGPTSQTASVDKSNWLLDIEKIDISNSLVIWQTSKDEFNLRNINLSLKKNNDKQVAVKFSGNLNKNQQEFVFDTRADIDLSAINQKISGQLTQFDYSLSGVDLPENGISGQITTDFLYNKGQEPNANLTNLSIKANESLLTGNVSVKLSEIPQLAVELISEKLDLDNLIGTVPTATTSEAETNNNRVGVKPVISGANTQRYDLSGLKLFAGSFDLSVGNLIYRGMSVNDVVISAQNQTPRLTVSKLQGKAFGGEFSLPVTLNYSAVPATVSAKPDFKNIDLTPLLKAFNMPQKLSGIISLNAALSGVGYDDYAVKNQWQGPVNFELRNAKLHGLNIPQLIQQSISRVTNKINAPVNTGNYTEVELFTVKGYLNKGNMNISSMNAKSALVNINGQGRVNIPNESIDVNLGVNIFGGWAGDSRLVQQLQGMNIPLRIYGNWHSLQYQLDVEKLLRNELRTQAKEAIGNFLKKEENKGLNDLLNAL, encoded by the coding sequence ATGAAACGTTTTTTAACGACACTGATTATCTTACTTGTCGTCATTGTTGCGGGTTTAACCACATTAGTGATGTTGGTAAATCCGAATGATTTTCGTCATTATATTGTCGAGCAAGTCGAGAAGAAAAGTGGCTATCAACTTGAATTTAATGGGGATATGCGTTGGCACGTTTGGCCGACGTTGAGCATTATCACAGGCCCCGTCTCTCTGACCGCACCAAATGCATCCAAACCTGTCTTAAGCGCTGAAAATATGCGTTTAGATGTTGAACTGTGGCCTTTGATTTCCCACCGTTTGTCAGTCGAACAAATTGTGATTGATGGTGCTGTTATCCGTAAAACACCAGAAAGTGAACCTCAAGCGCACAGTAGTGACCCTATTGCACCTGGGGGCCCTACCTCTCAAACTGCTTCTGTTGATAAGAGCAATTGGTTATTAGATATCGAAAAAATTGATATCTCTAACAGTTTAGTAATTTGGCAAACGTCAAAAGATGAATTTAACCTGCGCAATATTAACCTGTCACTGAAAAAAAATAATGACAAGCAAGTCGCGGTAAAATTCAGTGGTAACTTAAATAAAAACCAGCAAGAGTTTGTGTTTGATACTCGTGCGGATATCGATTTATCGGCAATCAACCAAAAAATTAGCGGTCAATTAACCCAGTTTGATTATTCGCTTAGTGGTGTGGATTTACCTGAAAACGGAATATCTGGGCAAATCACCACAGATTTTTTATATAACAAAGGGCAGGAGCCTAATGCGAATTTAACTAATCTATCGATTAAAGCCAATGAAAGCCTATTAACAGGGAATGTTAGCGTAAAACTGAGTGAGATCCCGCAGCTGGCGGTTGAATTAATATCTGAAAAATTAGATTTGGATAATTTGATAGGGACAGTACCAACTGCGACAACGTCTGAGGCGGAGACAAATAATAATCGTGTGGGGGTCAAGCCTGTTATTTCAGGGGCGAATACGCAACGATATGATTTGTCAGGGTTAAAATTATTTGCAGGGAGTTTTGATTTATCTGTAGGCAATTTAATTTACCGAGGAATGTCGGTAAATGATGTGGTGATTAGTGCCCAAAATCAAACTCCGCGTTTAACGGTTTCTAAATTACAAGGTAAAGCGTTTGGTGGGGAGTTCTCATTACCTGTTACGTTAAATTATAGCGCGGTGCCAGCGACGGTTTCGGCAAAACCCGACTTTAAAAATATCGATTTAACACCGTTATTAAAAGCCTTTAATATGCCACAAAAACTCAGCGGCATTATCTCCCTCAATGCGGCGTTATCGGGTGTTGGTTATGATGATTATGCGGTGAAAAACCAATGGCAAGGGCCTGTTAATTTCGAGCTTAGAAATGCGAAATTACATGGGTTGAATATTCCGCAGTTAATTCAGCAGTCTATTTCCCGTGTGACGAATAAAATTAACGCACCCGTGAATACAGGGAATTATACAGAAGTTGAATTATTCACAGTTAAAGGCTACTTGAATAAAGGCAATATGAATATTTCATCAATGAATGCGAAATCCGCTTTGGTGAATATTAACGGCCAAGGCCGTGTAAATATTCCAAATGAAAGTATTGATGTGAATTTAGGTGTCAATATTTTTGGTGGCTGGGCGGGGGATTCACGCCTAGTACAGCAATTACAAGGCATGAATATTCCACTGCGTATTTATGGTAATTGGCATAGTTTGCAATATCAGCTTGATGTGGAGAAATTGCTGCGTAATGAGTTACGCACCCAAGCTAAAGAAGCCATTGGTAATTTCTTGAAAAAAGAAGAAAATAAAGGGCTGAATGACTTATTGAATGCGTTGTAG
- a CDS encoding multidrug effflux MFS transporter: protein MRKFLVLLLLLVLLGPLGIDLYLPTIPDIAKDLGSSESVIQSTIALFILVLGLGQLISGPMVDRYGRKPVAMVGMVLYIIGAGVAIAATTPTLFIASRLLQGVAVCCTSVVAFSCVRDRMNGTEAARAFGFLNGTLNIVPALAPLLGGLLAEAWGWRAPFWFLALYAVIILVLIAVFLPETRPANLPKVKVIPVETYCRVLGNRQFIIFALVNAGTMGMALTYVSLAPTVLMGDAQLSPLAFSIVFGINGFWIMFASYIANHFIHKIGRPACLLVGSSMMAIGSLGLILGFVVLPEAIQSHWVVYMLPVACACTGLAFMMGTATSYALEPFGNEAGTASALVGFVQMAGGAALGLLAIALPIAPKLSLAIVMLVGCIFGLVARKASLRLAEPH from the coding sequence ATGCGTAAATTTCTTGTTTTGCTGCTTTTATTAGTTTTACTTGGCCCATTGGGCATTGATTTATATCTGCCAACGATCCCTGATATTGCGAAGGATTTAGGGAGCAGCGAATCGGTCATTCAATCAACTATTGCGCTATTTATTTTAGTTCTGGGCTTAGGTCAATTAATTTCAGGGCCGATGGTAGACAGATATGGGCGTAAGCCAGTCGCGATGGTTGGCATGGTGCTTTACATTATTGGTGCGGGTGTTGCTATTGCCGCCACGACACCAACGCTATTCATTGCCTCACGTTTATTACAAGGGGTTGCAGTGTGTTGTACCTCAGTGGTGGCATTTAGCTGTGTTCGTGACCGCATGAACGGTACTGAAGCGGCTCGCGCATTCGGCTTTCTCAACGGCACATTGAATATTGTCCCTGCACTCGCCCCGTTATTAGGCGGCCTACTGGCTGAAGCATGGGGCTGGCGTGCACCGTTTTGGTTCCTTGCGTTATATGCCGTCATTATATTGGTATTAATCGCTGTATTTTTACCCGAGACACGCCCTGCAAATTTACCTAAGGTGAAAGTGATCCCAGTGGAAACCTATTGCCGTGTCTTAGGGAATCGCCAATTTATCATTTTTGCACTCGTTAATGCAGGCACTATGGGGATGGCATTGACTTATGTTTCCCTCGCACCAACGGTGTTGATGGGGGATGCTCAATTGAGTCCATTAGCGTTTTCCATTGTGTTTGGAATTAACGGTTTTTGGATCATGTTTGCCAGTTATATTGCCAATCATTTTATTCATAAAATTGGGCGCCCTGCGTGTTTGTTGGTGGGCAGCTCCATGATGGCAATTGGCAGTTTAGGGTTGATATTAGGCTTTGTGGTGTTGCCAGAAGCTATTCAAAGCCATTGGGTTGTCTACATGTTACCTGTGGCCTGTGCGTGTACTGGGCTTGCCTTTATGATGGGAACGGCAACTAGCTACGCTTTGGAACCTTTTGGTAATGAAGCGGGTACGGCATCTGCGTTAGTGGGGTTTGTCCAAATGGCTGGCGGTGCTGCTTTGGGTCTATTGGCTATCGCGTTGCCCATCGCACCAAAATTATCGTTAGCAATCGTGATGCTAGTTGGTTGTATTTTTGGCTTGGTGGCGAGAAAGGCCAGTTTGAGGTTAGCAGAGCCCCATTAA
- the udk gene encoding uridine kinase produces the protein MTDIAHHCTIVGISGASASGKSLIASTLYRELREKVGDHNIGVIPEDCYYKDQADVPMEERLKVNYDHPNSMDHSLLFEHLRSLKSGQAVEIPQYDYVAHTRKEKTITFKPKKVIIIEGILLLTDKRLRGEMDFSIFVDTPLDICLMRRIKRDVNERGRTLDSVIDQYNKTVRPMFLQFIEPSKQYADIIVPRGGKNRVAIDILKAKIGEFCQD, from the coding sequence ATGACTGACATAGCGCATCACTGTACCATTGTAGGTATATCGGGAGCCTCTGCATCTGGCAAAAGCTTAATTGCAAGCACTCTATATCGTGAATTACGAGAAAAGGTCGGTGATCATAATATCGGTGTTATTCCAGAGGACTGTTATTATAAAGATCAAGCAGACGTACCAATGGAAGAACGGCTTAAAGTGAACTATGATCATCCTAACTCAATGGATCACAGTTTGCTTTTTGAACACCTCAGATCACTAAAAAGTGGTCAAGCAGTAGAAATTCCGCAATACGACTATGTCGCTCACACTCGCAAAGAAAAAACCATTACATTTAAACCTAAAAAAGTCATTATTATTGAAGGCATTTTATTGTTAACCGATAAACGCCTACGTGGTGAGATGGATTTTTCGATTTTTGTTGATACACCACTCGATATTTGCTTGATGCGCCGCATTAAACGTGATGTAAATGAACGGGGCAGAACATTAGATTCCGTGATTGACCAATACAATAAAACGGTTCGCCCAATGTTCTTACAGTTTATTGAGCCATCGAAACAGTATGCCGATATTATTGTCCCTCGTGGTGGGAAAAACCGTGTGGCAATTGATATCTTAAAAGCGAAGATCGGGGAATTCTGCCAAGATTAA